In one window of Hevea brasiliensis isolate MT/VB/25A 57/8 chromosome 10, ASM3005281v1, whole genome shotgun sequence DNA:
- the LOC110650897 gene encoding senescence-specific cysteine protease SAG39-like, producing MASVWKMQCLLIALSIFIMADLVSSRKLYLHDQSSSIHERHELWMKKYGRVYRDKAEKERRFEIFKHNVKFIESFNAAGNKSYKLRINKFADLSNDEFKASHNGYRRSEQTRSMKATSFKYANVTGLPASMDWRKQGAVTPVKDQGDCGCCWAFSTVAAIEGIHKITTGKLISLSEQELVDCDTKGKDEGCNGGYMEDGFKFIIENQGITSEANYPYKGTNGTCNPNKEASLIAKITGYETVPANSEASLMKAVAQQPVSVSIDAGGLSFQFYSSGVFKGECGNILNHGVTAVGYGTISDGTKYWLVKNSWGADWGEQGYIRMHKDVFAKERLCGIAMDSSYPTANA from the exons ATGGCATCAGTTTGGAAAATGCAATGTTTGTTGATTGCTCTTTCGATCTTCATTATGGCTGATCTAGTCTCGTCTCGAAAGCTATATCTCCATGATCAGTCTTCATCCATTCATGAGAGACATGAGCTGTGGATGAAAAAATATGGAAGGGTTTACAGGGATAAGGCAGAGAAAGAAAGACGCTTCGAGATATTCAAGCACAATGTTAAGTTCATAGAGTCCTTTAATGCTGCGGGGAATAAATCCTACAAGCTCAGGATTAACAAATTTGCAGACTTATCCAATGATGAGTTCAAGGCTTCCCATAATGGATACAGGAGGTCGGAACAGACAAGATCAATGAAAGCAACCTCATTTAAGTATGCAAATGTGACCGGTTTGCCTGCTAGCATGGACTGGAGAAAGCAAGGAGCTGTTACCCCTGTCAAGGATCAAGGCGACTGTG GGTGTTGCTGGGCTTTCTCAACAGTGGCAGCCATTGAGGGGATCCACAAAATAACTACTGGTAAATTGATCTCTTTATCCGAGCAAGAGCTCGTAGATTGTGACACTAAAGGTAAGGATGAAGGCTGTAATGGTGGTTACATGGAAGATGGATTCAAGTTCATAATCGAAAACCAAGGCATCACCAGTGAAGCTAATTATCCTTACAAAGGAACTAATGGAACTTGTAACCCCAACAAGGAGGCTTCCCTTATTGCTAAGATCACTGGCTATGAAACGGTTCCTGCTAACAGTGAGGCATCACTGATGAAGGCAGTAGCACAGCAACCTGTGTCTGTCTCCATTGATGCTGGTGGATTGTCTTTTCAGTTCTACTCTTCTGGTGTTTTCAAAGGAGAATGTGGAAACATCCTAAACCATGGTGTAACAGCAGTAGGGTATGGTACTATCAGTGATGGAACCAAATATTGGCTTGTCAAGAATTCATGGGGCGCAGATTGGGGTGAGCAAGGATACATAAGGATGCATAAAGATGTATTTGCTAAGGAACGCTTGTGTGGAATTGCCATGGATTCCTCTTATCCGACTGCCAAtgcttaa
- the LOC110650896 gene encoding senescence-specific cysteine protease SAG39-like, whose translation MASVWKMQCLLIALSIFIMADLVSSRKLYLHDQSSSIHERHELWMKKYGRVYRDKAEKERRFEIFKHNVKFIESFNAAGNKSYKLRINKFADLSNDEFKASHNGYRRSEQTRSMKATSFKYANVTGLPASMDWRKQGAVTPVKDQGDCGCCWAFSTVAAIEGIHKITTGKLISLSEQELVDCDTKGKDEGCNGGYMEDGFKFIMENQGITSEANYPYKGTNGTCNPNKEASLIAKITGYETVPANSEASLMKAVAQQPVSVSIDAGGLSFQFYSSGVFKGECGNILNHGVTAVGYGTTSDGTKYWLVKNSWGADWGEQGYIRMHKDVFAKEGLCGIAMDSSYPTANA comes from the exons ATGGCATCAGTTTGGAAAATGCAATGTTTGTTGATTGCTCTTTCGATCTTCATTATGGCTGATCTAGTCTCGTCTCGAAAGCTATATCTCCATGATCAGTCTTCATCCATTCATGAGAGACATGAGCTGTGGATGAAAAAATATGGAAGGGTTTACAGGGATAAGGCAGAGAAAGAAAGACGCTTCGAGATATTCAAGCACAATGTTAAGTTCATAGAGTCCTTTAATGCTGCGGGGAATAAATCCTACAAGCTCAGGATTAACAAATTTGCAGACTTATCCAATGATGAGTTCAAGGCTTCCCATAATGGATACAGGAGGTCGGAACAGACAAGATCAATGAAAGCAACCTCATTTAAGTATGCAAATGTGACCGGTTTGCCTGCTAGCATGGACTGGAGAAAGCAAGGAGCTGTTACCCCTGTCAAGGATCAAGGCGACTGTG GGTGTTGCTGGGCTTTCTCAACAGTGGCAGCCATTGAGGGGATCCACAAAATAACTACAGGTAAATTGATCTCTTTATCCGAGCAAGAGCTCGTAGATTGTGACACTAAAGGTAAGGATGAAGGCTGTAATGGTGGTTACATGGAAGATGGATTCAAGTTCATAATGGAAAACCAAGGCATCACCAGTGAAGCTAATTATCCTTACAAAGGAACTAATGGAACTTGTAACCCCAACAAGGAGGCTTCCCTTATTGCTAAGATCACTGGCTATGAAACGGTTCCTGCTAACAGTGAGGCATCACTGATGAAGGCAGTAGCACAGCAACCTGTGTCTGTCTCCATTGATGCTGGTGGATTGTCTTTTCAGTTCTACTCTTCTGGTGTTTTCAAAGGAGAATGTGGAAACATCCTAAACCATGGTGTAACAGCAGTAGGGTATGGTACTACCAGTGATGGAACCAAATATTGGCTTGTCAAGAATTCATGGGGCGCAGATTGGGGTGAGCAAGGATACATAAGGATGCATAAAGATGTATTTGCTAAGGAAGGCTTGTGTGGAATTGCCATGGATTCCTCTTATCCGACTGCCAAtgcttaa